TATCTTTTCTCCTTCGGCGTCTGCAAGCAGATCTTTCAGGTAACAGTCATCCACCTATATATAATTATAATAACTAATTATCGTTTCTATTAATTATAATTATATATTAAACATAAAATATTTTCAACATAATTTTTTAACAAAGTAATTACATTTAATTTAACTTGCTTTTGATAAAGTCTCCCTCAGTAAGCCAATTCCAATATTTTTTGGGTATATGATGTTGAAGTAATTTTAAATTTTTTCTACTGGGGATGTATTGAGATTCATAATATTTTTTCCATACAGACGTAAAATCATCATTTTTGATAAATGGGATATAATTATCTGCTTTTCCGATTATAATTTCATCTACGCTATTTAGTTCCACTGTATCACTACCGACAAGTAACACTAAATGTTCCTTTGGATATCTTTTGCGGAATCTATATAATATCAAATCTGCTGTATTATGTTCAAGGAGTGCTACTCCAGCGAGCTTATGGTTTACAGGAGTAAACCTAATAAGCCCTAGCATTTTATGAACTTCACGTAAACAGCAATTTTTGCGTTTTGTGAGCTTAGTAAAAACTGGGTTATAGTCGCTGCAAAACTTTATTACAGAATTCTCAATAGCATTCTTAAGCCCTTCAATTATTAAACTATGTTTATCATCAGAACTATAACGCAAATTTAATAGAACAAGGGGGATTAGCATACTGTTTTGTATTTCCTTTTTTGCACTTTGAAACCTTGGATTAAGCAGAAAAATATCGCTCCAGCTGATACTATTTACTGGAGTGATATTGATAGAAAATAAAGAATTATCAACTTCGCTACTGTGGAGGGGAAACTGCCCAGTGTGGGAATATATAAAAGCACTTTTTAACATATCGTTTACAGAATCGGAGTAAACATACATTTATCACTCACCCCTTAGTTAGAAATCAAAACTTAATTGTTTAACCTTATTCTGATTTTTATAGAATTTTTCTATGCTGTCAAAGACTTTACCGTTTAAGGAAATAAAAGGCAAAGCTCTTTTAACAACCACTCTAATTGCTTTTAACTGATTGGGATCTAAAATTTTAGTTGTTCTTCGTAGCTTAATAATTCTTTTTGCAGAAACAGGACCTATGCCAGGTACTTTAAGCAATTTATCAAAGTTAGCGGTGTTAACTTCTATGGGATAAAGTGCTAAATTATTTAATGCAAAAGCTAGCTTTGGGTCCATATTGTCCTGTAAGTTGCCATTTATAAAAGTAAGATCATGTACTTTAAAGTTATATAACCTAATTAGAAAATCGCTTTGGTATAGTCGGTTTTCCCTTAAAAGTGGTGTGCTACTTAAACTTTCTAGTGGCGTGCCCATA
This genomic interval from Proteinivorax tanatarense contains the following:
- a CDS encoding DUF4130 domain-containing protein encodes the protein MYVYSDSVNDMLKSAFIYSHTGQFPLHSSEVDNSLFSINITPVNSISWSDIFLLNPRFQSAKKEIQNSMLIPLVLLNLRYSSDDKHSLIIEGLKNAIENSVIKFCSDYNPVFTKLTKRKNCCLREVHKMLGLIRFTPVNHKLAGVALLEHNTADLILYRFRKRYPKEHLVLLVGSDTVELNSVDEIIIGKADNYIPFIKNDDFTSVWKKYYESQYIPSRKNLKLLQHHIPKKYWNWLTEGDFIKSKLN